The DNA segment CAGCCCGCGGCGGTTGGCCATGCGGATGCCCCGCTCGATCGCCACCCAGCACATCAGTCGCGAGTACAGGAAGTTCTTGCGGCCGCCGCGGGTCTCCCAGATGCCCTCGTCGGGCTGGTCCCAGTTCTCGCACACCCACTCCACCAGCGCGCACACGTCGTCCCACTGGTCGCTGGAGATGGGCTGCGCCCACTTGTCGTACAGGTAGATCGAGTCGACCAGCGCGCCGTAGATGTCGAGCTGGAGCTGGTCGGAGGCGGCGTTGCCGACACGCACCGGAGCGGAGCCGAGATGGCCCTCCAGATGGTCGAGTACACGCTCGGGCAGATCGGTGCGGCCGTCGATGCCGTACATGATCTGCAACGGACCGGTCGGCGAGCCGTCGCCCTGGCTGACGTGCTCGGTCAGGAACTTCATGAAGGCCTCGGCCTCGGTCGTGAAGCCCAGCCGCAGCATGGCGTACACGCAGAAGGCGGCGTCGCGCACCCACATGTACCGGTAGTCCCAGTTGCGTTCGCCGCCGAGCTGCTCGGGCAGACTCGTCGTCGGCGCGGCCACGATGGCACCGGTGGGCGCGTAGGTGAGCAGCTTCAGGGTCAGCGCGGAGCGGTGCACCATCTCCCGCCAGCGGCCCCGGTACTTGGAGGCGGACAGCCAGTCCCGCCAGTAGGCCACCGTGCTGTTGAACTGCCTCTCGGCCTCGGACCGCGCGCACCGCTTCAGTGCGAGCGCCCCGCTGATCTGGTCCAGCGCCAGCACCGCCGACTCGCCCTGGGAGAGCTTGAAGTCGGCGTGCACATCCGGCCCGTCGATCTCCAGCGGCACGGTGGAGGTCAGCCCGATCGACAACTCCTCCGACTCGAAGACCGCCACCTCGTCCTGCATACGGACGGTGTGCGTGCGGGTGCCGTAGTCGAAGCGGGGCGCGACGCGCGTACGGAACGGGATCGAGCCGCGTACGCACACCACACGCCGGATCAGCCGGTGTCGCTCGACCTCGGCCGTATCGCCGTCGACCGGCATGAAGTCCTGCACCTCGCCGACGCCGTCCTCGGTGAAGAACCTGGTGATCAGGACGTTGGTGTCGGGGAAGTAGAACTGCTTGGTCCGCGCCGGCACGGAGGCCGCCAGCTCGAAGCAGCCGCCCCGCTCGGCGTCCAGGATCGCCGCGAAGATGCTGGGCGCGTCGAAGGCCGGGCAGCAGTACCAGTCGATCGTGCCGTCCATGCCCACGAGGGCCACGCTGCGCAGATCGCCGATCAGGCCGTGATCGGCGATCGGCACGTACCGCGACGCCCCCGGTGTGCCCGTCTCGATCGGAGTAGTGCTCATCGCAGCCTCCCTGGCCCGGCATGCGCCTCGCTCCCAGCGTAGGTGAGGTCGGCCGGGGAAGGGTCGGGCGGCGAAATCCCGGGGCCCGGGGCCTCAGACCGCGACGACCTGCACGCCCGCCTCCTCGAAGCGGTGCAGGATCTCCGGGTCGGCCGCCGTGTCCGTGACCAGTGTGTTCACCGCGTCGGCCGCGCAGATCCGGGCGAACGCCCGATGGCCCAGCTTGCTGGAGTCCGCGGCCACGACCACGCGCTCGGCGCGCTCGCACAGCAGCCGGTTGATCGCCGCCTCCGCCTCGTCGTGGGCGGCGGCACCGTGCGTGACGTCGAAGCCGACGACGCCGAGAACCGCCACGTCGATCGTGATCTGGGACAGCACCCCGTCCGCGAGCGGCCCGATGAGCTCGTAGGACTGCGGGCGCGCCACCCCGCCGGTGACCACGATCTTGAACTGGGGGCGCACGGCCAGCTCATTGGCGATGTTGAGCGCGTTGGTGACGACGGTCAGCGCGGGCGACCCGGACGCGAGGTCGCTGCGCACGGCCAGGGCACGCGCCACCTCGGTGGTCGTCGTACCGCCGGTCAGCCCGACAGCCTCGCCGGGGGCGATGAGGTCGGCCACGGCCTTGGCGATGCGCTGCTTCTCGGAGGCGTGGCGGGCCGTCTTGTAGCGCAGCGGCAGCTCGTACGACACTCCGTGTACGACCGCGCCGCCCCGGGTGCGGACGAGCATCTGCTGCTCGGCCAGCTGGTCGAAGTCGCGGCGGATCGTCGCGGCCGAGACCTCCAGCTCGGCTGCCGCCTCCTCGACGTCCAGCCGGCCCCGCTCCACGAGCAGCTCCAGCAGCGCCTTCCAGCGGGCGTCGCGCGACATCCACCCTCCATTCCTCGATCTCCCGCGACCTTAGCGCACGCTTCTTTCCCTGTTTGCTTGATTATGCTCGAAACTCGGAGCTATCTTGCAAGAACAATCAGATGACCATCGCGAAGCTCCATCAGAGGCCCGGAGGACGGCGGCATGACGCATGTCGAGGACGAGCTCAACAGCCAGCCCGAGTGCTGGACCCGCGCCGCGACGGAAGCGGCCGGCCTCGGCGGGGTGCTGCCGGCGCCGGGGGAGCGGGTCGCGGTCGTCGGCTGCGGGACGTCGTACTTCATGGCGCAGGCGTTCGCCGCACTGCGCGAGGGGTCCGGCCGCGGCGAGACGGACGCCTTCGCCGCGTCGGAGTACCCGCACGGGCGCTCCTACGACCGAGTCCTCGCCCTCACCCGCTCCGGTACGACCACCGAAGTGCTCGACCTGCTGGGGCGGTTGAAGGGGCGCACGCCGACCGTCGCGATCACCGCCGACCCGGACACGCCCGTCATGGCGGTCGCCGACGAGGTCGTGGTCCTGGACTACGCGGACGAACGGTCCGTCGTGCAGACCAGGTTCGCGACCACCGTCCTCACGCTGCTGCGCGCCCACCTCGGCCTGCACACCGACGCGGCTGTGGCCGACGCCCGTGCCGCGCTCGCCGGCGAACTGCCCGAAGGGCTGGTGGAGTGCGAGCAGTTCACCTTCCTCGGCCGCGGCTGGACCGTGGGCCTGGCCAACGAGGCCGGGCTGAAGATGCGCGAGGCGTCGCTGTCCTGGACGGAGGCCTACCCGGCCATGGAGTACCGGCACGGCCCGATCAGCATCACCACCGGCGGCACCGCGACCTGGATGTTCGGCGAGGCACCCGAAGGGCTGGCCGAACAGGTGCGCTCCACCGGCGGGCTGTGGATCGAGGGCCGCCTGGACCCCCTCGCCGAACTGGTCCGCGCCCAGCGACTCGCCGTCGCCGTCGCAGCGGCACGCGGCCTCGACCCGGACCGGCCCCGCCACCTCACCCGCTCGGTGATCCTCGCCCCCTGACGCACACCACGACACGCCCCCTGACGTGTCCGACGCGCCCTCTCCCGCGCCGAGAAAGGACAGGCCGTGCCCCTCGTGACCACCGGCGAGCTCGTCACCCGCGCCGCCGACGCCCGCTCCGCCGTCGCCGCCTTCAACGTCATCACCCTGGAGCACGTCGAGGCGGTCATCACCGGCGCCGAGTCGGTGAGTTCTCCCGTCGTGCTCCAAGTCAGCGAGAACGCCGTCAAGTTCCGCTACGGACGGCTCCTCCCGCTCGCCCGCGCTGCCGTCGCCGCCGCCGAACGCGCCGCCGTCCCCGTCGCGTTGCACCTCGACCACATCCAGAGCGACGACCTGCTGCGCCAGGCGCCGGGCGCCGGGTTCAGCTCCGTGATGTACGACGCGGCGCGCCTGCCGTACGCCGACAACCTCGCCGCGACGAAGGCCGCCGCCGACTGGGCGCACGCCCAAGGCCTCTGGATCGAGGCCGAGTTGGGGCGGCTGGGCGGCAAGAACGGTGAGCCGCCCCTCGACGCCCACGCCCCCGGCGCCCGCACCGACCCCGCCGAGGCCCACGCCTTCGTCGCCGACTCCGGCGTCGACGCCCTCGCGGTCGCCGTCGGCAGCTCCCACGCCATGACCACCCGCACCGCCACCCTCGACCACGACCTCCTCAAGAGCCTCGCCACCACCCTGGACGTCCCCCTCGTCCTGCACGGCTCCTCCGGTGTCCCCGACGACGAACTGACCGCGGCGGTCGCGGGCGGCATCGCCAAGGTCAACGTCGGTACTGCCCTCAACATCGCCATGACGGGAGCGATCCGCGAATTCCTCGCCGCCCATCCCGAAGCGGTCGACTCGCGCAAGTACCTGAGCGTGGGACGGGAGGCGATGGTGCGGGCGGTGGCGGACATCATCGAGGTACTCAGGGCACCCTGACCAGCCACTCCCTGCAAGGAGGCGTTGCTCATCCCGCTCTACGGGCGGGCCGTGCAGACACGCAAACTCAACCGCTACCGCGTCGGGGACGCCGACCGCACCGTCACTTCTTGACGGCCCTCAGCACCACGAACTTCGCGTCACTGGCGACGAGTTGACTGTTGCCCAACAGCCGCCGCAGCTTCACGTGGTAGCCGAGGTGCCGGTTGCCGATGACCCACAGCTCACCGCCCGGCCGCAGCGCGTGCCGTGCCCCCGTGAACATGCGCCAGGCCGTCGAGTCGGTCGTAGCCTGGTGGGAGTGGAACGGCGGATTGTTGAGCACCAGGTCGACGCTCCCGGCCGGCACGCCCGCCAGCCCGTCCCCGACCCGGAACTCGGCGTGCCCCGGCACCCCGTTCGCCTTGTACGTCGCCTCTGCCGAGGCCACCGCCTGGAAGGACTCGTCCACGAACAGCACCTCGGCCGCAGGGTTCGCCAGCGCCATCGCCGTACCGACGACGCCGTTGCCGCACCCGAGGTCGACCACCCGCCGGCCGCCCTTGCTGTCGGGCAGGTGGCCGAGGAAGAAGCGGGTGCCGATGTCGAGCCGGTCGGCGCAGAAGACGCCCGCGTGATTGACGACCGTGCGTCCTGAGACCGCGCCGATGCCGTCCGGGAGCGTGTACGTGTACGGCCACGGGTTGGCGGGCCGTTCTGCCGCCGACCGAGGCGTGCAGAAGATCAGCCGGGCCTTCCGCTCGGCGAGCGAGGTGCGGGTCGGACCGAGGATCCGCTCGAACAGCTGGAGCGTCGAGGTGTGGATCTCCTTCACCATGCCCGTGCCGACGACCACCGTGCCCTCGTGCACCGCGGGTGCGAGCCGCAGCAGCTGGTCCTCCAGCAGTGCGAGACTCTTGGGCACCCTGACCAGGAGGACGTCGACGCGGTCCGGCGGCGGGTCCTGCGTCGTGAGCAGCCGGACGTCGCCGGGCTCGGCGCCATGGCGGGCGAGGTTGGCCCGGGTCGCCTCCTGGGCCAGGTAGGAGTCCGTGATCTGCACCGGCCGGTGCGCCGCGAGCGCCGTGACCAGGGCGCCCCAGCGGTCACCCACGACCACGACCGTGCCGGACAGCGGGATGTTCTGCTCGGCCAGATGCCTGAGGAGGTACTCGTCGGAGGCGTCCCAGGCACGCAGCCCGTCACGCGGGTCCTCGGGGAAACGGGACAGCGCGAGCTCGCCCCAGGGCGTCGTCATACGGTCGTTCATCGTGCGTCAAGGCTAAGCGACCGCGGCGGCGCCGCTCGCCGCCCCGCAGGTCACGGCCGGTGGGGAGGATGGAGGACATGGACGCCGAGCTGTTCCCCCGCGAGCGTACGGAGGTCGCGCCGGGCGCGGTGCACCTGCCCGGCTGGCTGGACGCGCCGGCCCAGAGCGAGCTGCTGGAGGCCTGCCGCGCGTGGGCGCGCCCACCGGCCGGCCTGCGCACGGTGCGCACCCCCGGCGGCGGCACGATGACCGCCCGCCAGGTCTGCCTGGGCTGGCACTGGTACCCGTACGCCTACGCCCGCACGGTCGTCGACGGCGACGGAACCCCGGTGAAGCCGTTCCCCGAGTGGCTGGGCGACCTCGGCCGCCGCGCGGTGCGGGACACCGTGGGTGCGGACATGCTCCGCGGACCTGAGACCGCGTACGACATCGCTCTGATCAACTTTTACGAAGCCGACGCCCGCATGGGCATGCACCGCGACAGCGACGAGAAGTCGGACGCCCCCGTGGTGTCCCTGAGCCTCGGCGACACCTGCGTCTTCCGCTTCGGCAACACCGAGACCCGGAGCCGGCCGTACACGGACGTCGAGCTGCGCAGCGGCGACCTGTTCGTGTTCGGTGGCCCCGCGCGGCTCGCCCACCACGGTGTGCCGAAGGTGCAGCCGGGCACCGCACCGCCGGAGTTGGGGCTGACCGGCCGGCTGAACATCACGCTCAGGGTGAGCGGCCTGTAGGCCGCCGGACCTGCGGATCATGGGAGACTCGCCCTCATGAGCGGCAAGGCGGACCCCCGGACGGCGGGGGAAGGTACCACCTCGAGGGCGCGGTTGGACCGGGGGCGCGGCGCGCTCGGACCCGCGTTGGAGCTCGTGCACACCGGTCGCGCACCCACACGCGCGGTCCTCACCGCCGAGCTCGGCGTGACCCGGGCGACGGCGGGTGCGGTCGCCGCCGAGCTGGAGGCGCTCGGGCTGAT comes from the Streptomyces sp. NBC_00443 genome and includes:
- a CDS encoding alpha-ketoglutarate-dependent dioxygenase AlkB family protein, which encodes MDAELFPRERTEVAPGAVHLPGWLDAPAQSELLEACRAWARPPAGLRTVRTPGGGTMTARQVCLGWHWYPYAYARTVVDGDGTPVKPFPEWLGDLGRRAVRDTVGADMLRGPETAYDIALINFYEADARMGMHRDSDEKSDAPVVSLSLGDTCVFRFGNTETRSRPYTDVELRSGDLFVFGGPARLAHHGVPKVQPGTAPPELGLTGRLNITLRVSGL
- a CDS encoding methyltransferase, producing MTTPWGELALSRFPEDPRDGLRAWDASDEYLLRHLAEQNIPLSGTVVVVGDRWGALVTALAAHRPVQITDSYLAQEATRANLARHGAEPGDVRLLTTQDPPPDRVDVLLVRVPKSLALLEDQLLRLAPAVHEGTVVVGTGMVKEIHTSTLQLFERILGPTRTSLAERKARLIFCTPRSAAERPANPWPYTYTLPDGIGAVSGRTVVNHAGVFCADRLDIGTRFFLGHLPDSKGGRRVVDLGCGNGVVGTAMALANPAAEVLFVDESFQAVASAEATYKANGVPGHAEFRVGDGLAGVPAGSVDLVLNNPPFHSHQATTDSTAWRMFTGARHALRPGGELWVIGNRHLGYHVKLRRLLGNSQLVASDAKFVVLRAVKK
- a CDS encoding class II fructose-bisphosphate aldolase, with protein sequence MPLVTTGELVTRAADARSAVAAFNVITLEHVEAVITGAESVSSPVVLQVSENAVKFRYGRLLPLARAAVAAAERAAVPVALHLDHIQSDDLLRQAPGAGFSSVMYDAARLPYADNLAATKAAADWAHAQGLWIEAELGRLGGKNGEPPLDAHAPGARTDPAEAHAFVADSGVDALAVAVGSSHAMTTRTATLDHDLLKSLATTLDVPLVLHGSSGVPDDELTAAVAGGIAKVNVGTALNIAMTGAIREFLAAHPEAVDSRKYLSVGREAMVRAVADIIEVLRAP
- a CDS encoding SIS domain-containing protein, with translation MTHVEDELNSQPECWTRAATEAAGLGGVLPAPGERVAVVGCGTSYFMAQAFAALREGSGRGETDAFAASEYPHGRSYDRVLALTRSGTTTEVLDLLGRLKGRTPTVAITADPDTPVMAVADEVVVLDYADERSVVQTRFATTVLTLLRAHLGLHTDAAVADARAALAGELPEGLVECEQFTFLGRGWTVGLANEAGLKMREASLSWTEAYPAMEYRHGPISITTGGTATWMFGEAPEGLAEQVRSTGGLWIEGRLDPLAELVRAQRLAVAVAAARGLDPDRPRHLTRSVILAP
- a CDS encoding glycoside hydrolase family 15 protein encodes the protein MSTTPIETGTPGASRYVPIADHGLIGDLRSVALVGMDGTIDWYCCPAFDAPSIFAAILDAERGGCFELAASVPARTKQFYFPDTNVLITRFFTEDGVGEVQDFMPVDGDTAEVERHRLIRRVVCVRGSIPFRTRVAPRFDYGTRTHTVRMQDEVAVFESEELSIGLTSTVPLEIDGPDVHADFKLSQGESAVLALDQISGALALKRCARSEAERQFNSTVAYWRDWLSASKYRGRWREMVHRSALTLKLLTYAPTGAIVAAPTTSLPEQLGGERNWDYRYMWVRDAAFCVYAMLRLGFTTEAEAFMKFLTEHVSQGDGSPTGPLQIMYGIDGRTDLPERVLDHLEGHLGSAPVRVGNAASDQLQLDIYGALVDSIYLYDKWAQPISSDQWDDVCALVEWVCENWDQPDEGIWETRGGRKNFLYSRLMCWVAIERGIRMANRRGLPADLPRWQESRDRIYRRIMSRGWSETRKAFVQCEDSDVLDAAVLMMPMAKFIAPTDPKWLSTLDALTEELVSDSLVYRYDPEASPDGVRGDEGTFSICSFWYVEAMVRAGRVDEAQLAFEKMLTYANHLGLYAEEISHTGEQQGNFPQAFTHLSLISAAFNLDRALG
- a CDS encoding DeoR/GlpR family DNA-binding transcription regulator produces the protein MSRDARWKALLELLVERGRLDVEEAAAELEVSAATIRRDFDQLAEQQMLVRTRGGAVVHGVSYELPLRYKTARHASEKQRIAKAVADLIAPGEAVGLTGGTTTTEVARALAVRSDLASGSPALTVVTNALNIANELAVRPQFKIVVTGGVARPQSYELIGPLADGVLSQITIDVAVLGVVGFDVTHGAAAHDEAEAAINRLLCERAERVVVAADSSKLGHRAFARICAADAVNTLVTDTAADPEILHRFEEAGVQVVAV